CGCGTCCGCAAGGCGGACGGCCGCGGCGCCGACGGCCGCCCCGACCAAGCCGACGCCGAGGCGCCGACGAACGACGGCGGCGACCGCGCCGAGCGCCCCGCAGATCACGAGATCGGCGCCCCACGCGGAGGCGGCGTCCGCGCGGCAAAGGAAGATCGCGGCGCAGATCGCCGACGCCGCGAGCCCGAGCGTCGTCCGGGGATGGAAGATCCCGAACCACGCCAGCTTCCCCGCCCAGCGCCCGAGGCGCGGGCTCTCCACCTCGTCCGTCGCGATCATCCCCGTCCCCCGCCGCGTCGGCTTCCGCGCAAGCCCGCGTCTTCGCGCGCCGCTCGTCGCCCCGCGTCTTCGCCGTGCGGCCGGCGCGCCGTTCGTCGTCCGCCGCGCGTCGGCCTGCGCGCCCGCGCGGGCCGGGCGCCGCGCGGCGCCTCAGTCCCCTTCCAGCACGACCATCGCCACCGCCGCCCCGCCGTCGTGCGAGAGCGAGAGGTGGATCCGCGTCACGCCCAGGTCCGCGGCGACGCGGGCCGCGCCCCCCGCGAGTTCGATCCGCGGAGCGCCCCCTTCGCGCCGCACTTCGATGTCCTTCCACGTCACGCCGCGCGCGATGCCGGTGCCGAACGCCTTGGCCGTCGCTTCCTTCGCCGCGAAGCGCGCCGCGACGTGCGGCGCCGCGTCGGCCTTCGCCGCGCAGTAGGCGCGCTCGCCGTCGGTCAGGATCCGCGTCAGGACGCGCTCGCCATGGCGTTCCAAGAGGCCGCGCATCCGCTCGATCTGCGCGATGTCCACCCCGATCCCGAGGATCACGTTCGCCTCCGTCTCTCCGCGGCCCCGCACGCCGAGGCCTCGTTTGCGAGGATACACGGCCGCGGGCCTTCCGGCGCAACTCGTTGCGGCACAATCGGTTGCGTCCGCAGAGATCCGAATTCCGCCGGATGCCGTGCTATAGTTGCGCCAGCGGGCCGCCCAGCCGCGGCCGCGGGAGGCGCGAACGCCCGTGGTCGGCTTCGAAACCTACTTCGAACGCTTGGGACCGC
This bacterium DNA region includes the following protein-coding sequences:
- a CDS encoding holo-ACP synthase, with protein sequence MILGIGVDIAQIERMRGLLERHGERVLTRILTDGERAYCAAKADAAPHVAARFAAKEATAKAFGTGIARGVTWKDIEVRREGGAPRIELAGGAARVAADLGVTRIHLSLSHDGGAAVAMVVLEGD